A window of Pullulanibacillus sp. KACC 23026 genomic DNA:
TGAAGACAAGCGTTTCTTTTTTTTGCAGATCAAAAGTTCGGCTGTTAGTTTAGCTTACCCATTTGGTTGGTTGTTGCTGTAACGGACACGGAGTCCATTAGAGGGGCAAAATTTAGGATATTGTCAATCTAATGGACACGGAGTCCGTTAGAAGGCCTAATCGGGGCGTTAATGAGCCAAAAGGTAGCTGTAACAGACTGGGTGTCCGTTACAGACCAGCCCCGCACACCTGCCCCGCCGCCTCACCTCGGCTTGCGGATTGATCTAATGGCTTTTTCTCAACTTAAAAAGCTTGGTTTTCAATGACCATCGCTATCCCTTGGCCGCCGCCAATACATAAGGAGGCGAGTCCATACCGCTTGCCTCTGTTGCGCAGCTCATAAGCCAGAGTCAGCAGCAGACGTGCCCCACTTGCCCCGACTGGGTGACCGAGAGCAATCGCCCCGCCGTTTACATTGGTCTTCTCTCGATCGAGCTCGAGCGCTTTTTCAACTGCCAAATATTGAGCGCTGAATGCCTCATTGATTTCCACAAGATCGATGTCTTTTATAGAGAGGCCTGCACGTTTGAGCGCCATTTGGCTGGACGGTACAGGACCAATCCCCATTTTCGTTGGGTCGACACCGGCCATCCCCCAAGACACGATTTTTGCTAAAGGTTTTAGGTTGCGTTTCTCTATGAATTCATTGTTAGAAATGACTAATGCGGCTGCTCCGTCATTTATTCCGCTTGCGTTTCCTGCTGTGACCGTCCCCTCTTTTAAAAAACTTGGCTTAAGCCCTGAAAGTGTATGGACAGACGTTCCTTCACGAATGTGCTCATCTTGCTCGACTAAACCTTTTTTGGTTGGAACCGCAACTATTTCTTCCCGAAAGCGCCCATTTGACCGAGCTTTGGCTGCACGTTCATGACTAAGAGCGGCGTATTCATCCTGCTCCTCCCTCGAGATAGCATAGTCCTTCGCCAAATTTTCTGCTGTGATGCCCATCCCACAGCCAGCATGATCATCCGTTAAGGTACTTAACAGCATGTCTTCATAGACAACAGACCCGAACTTGGCCCCGTTTCCCCTAATCGTAAAATTACTATAGGGGCTTTGAGACATGTTTTCTGCCCCTCCCACCAAGGCTGCCTCGGATTCGTTTAATAAAATACCTTGAGCAGCCGAGACGACAGCTTGCAAGCCCGATCCGCATAAACGGTTGACGGTTAAGGCTGAAGCGATCTCAGGCACACCGCTTTTCAGGCCAATATGACGTGCCAAATAAGCCGCATTTCGATCTGAATGAATGACATTTCCAAAAACCACTTGATCGATCGCCTCTGCTTCGACGGCTGCACGCTCCAGCGCTGCTTTCGATGCCGCGACGCCTAATGTTACGGCACTTTCATTTCGAAGGGACTTCCCCATGCTTCCAAAAGGTGTCCGTGCCCCTTCTAATAAATAGATTGACATCTTTTAGCCTCCTTCATCCCACTTCCAGACTCCTTTTAAAACGCTTACAATAACTATATCATAACTGTGCCAACTGCAATCAAATAAAAAAAAGAACAGGATACTTTACGTCATCTTACCTTGCCATGTAAAATAAACATAAGGTCTTGTAAGCGTTACCAACGAAAAAGGAGGGATCGACTTGTCACTCCCTGAAAAAGTCACTCTGATTGAAGTTGGCCCGAGAGATGGGCTGCAAAATGAAACCAATCTGATTCCAACCGATGTCAAAATCACTTTTATAAGAGCGCTCATGAAAGCCCACATTCAGGAAATGGAGTTAACCTCCTTTGTCTCCCCAAAATGGGTTCCGCAAATGAGTGATGCTGAAGCGATTTTGGAGGCATGCTTAGATTCCTCGATGATCCGTCAGTTTGTTTTGGCCCCCAATCAGAAGGGCCTGGAACGCTTTTATGCGTCTCATGCACGAGAGGTTGCGGTGTTCGTTGGCGTCAGCAATTCGTTTAACAAAAAAAACATTAATAAGTCAACAGATGAAAGCTTGAATGAACTTAAACCACTCATAAAAGAGCTAAAAGATAACGGAAAATTTGTCCGCGCCTGCATTTCGACCGCTTTTTATTGTCCCTACGAGGGGAAAATCCAGCCTGAAGCGGTTTATCAGCTATGCGAAACATTTGCGGGCTATGAAGTGGATGAATTGAGTGTCGCGGATACCATTGGCATGGCCAATCCAAAAGATGTATACGAAGTTTTTAGTGAGCTCAAGACGAGACTGAGTGACAGCGTCTTAATCACGGGGCATTTTCATAACACGAGAGGAACCGCCTTAGCCAATATTTACGCGAGTTTAGAAGCGGGCATCACACGCTTTGATTCATCTGCCGGAGGACTTGGAGGATGCCCCTTTGCACCAGGCGCAAGCGGCAATGTGGCGACTGAGGATGTTCTCTTCATGCTTGAAGAGATGGGGATTGAAACAGGAATTGATCGTCAAAGGCTCCTCGAAGCAGTCGATCTCGTGAAGCCTTCCATCACGAGACCGCTGGACAGTAAGCAGTATCAACTTTACCGAAAAGAATCCTCTAGCCGTTAATCGGAATCACGCGCATCCTCGGATTGATCATTCGCTGGTGGCTTTTAAGCTGAAAAGTTTTATAATGAGGAGAGTAATCGACGGTTAAGTGCTCATTATAATAGACTTGGAAAGCACTTGGGATATAAGTGGGGTAGTGACTGCTGTTGATTGCCTGATCTCCTTCTGTCGGAGAAGCAATCTGCTTCAAATGGATGACCCCGTCATTCACACACCCGCAGCCTTCTGTGTCATAGTCTAAGCGAATCAAGAGGTCAGACTGATCAAAATCACGTTCTAAGACCTCACAGGCGAGATCCGTATAGGTGATATCCATGATGATCTTCCTTTCAAAGTACGTATTCTGTTCCATTATTATAGCACGAGGGCATCTTTACTTACTCTTAAAAGACCTTAGCATTCTTTCAAAAAGGAGAACAACTCATGACCGAATCCATCCGCGTTTCCCATGAGGTGCTTGAGCATTTCCATATGGACCAAGACACCTTTCTTAACTTTTTGGCAAAGCTCTCTAAAAATACGCTGCTTGAAACACTTAATATGACGTATACCGAAATCGCGAGTGACCGTTTAGTGATAACGATGCCGGTTAATTCGACGGTTCATCAACCGATGGGACTTCTTCACGGCGGCGCCTCAGTCGCTTTAGCTGAAACAACTGCTTCAATGGCAACCATGCTTAATATTAACCCAGAAACCCACAACTGTGTGGGACTTGAGATCAATGCCAACCATCTTAAAAGCAAAAGAGACGGCCTTTTAACGGCGACAGCTACCCCTTTACATAGAGGGCGTAAAACGATGGTTTGGGAGATCAAATTGACAGACGAAGACAACCGGCTCATTTGTATCTCAAGATGTACGATGGCCGTCATTGAACGGCAGTAAAGAAATCGCTTAGTTGAATGTCGCTTTCCGCAGAAGACTTTGATGTAACTTTGAAGAACATGACAAATAGAGGGCGTCGTCAGGTTATAATGGCGAAAGTTTAGTTACTCTTATACCTCCACCCTTAATCGCATCAACAAATTTTCCCTGACCACTAAATAAGAACGTTAAGATCGACTTAGTGTCGGTCTTTTATTTTGCCTTTTCTAAACTAAAATCTCAAGCGCCGTCGCAAGCTTCCTGGAAAGAAGGCAGCAAAGAGACTTTTTTCTAACAGTCCTGTTAAGCCTATTTTGCAAATCCAAGAATTTCTTTCAATTAGCCAAATTTTTGAAGCATTCCTTACTAAATCTCTCCCCTATTGTTGTTCTCATTTTCGTAAAATAATACATTTACTAAAAAATACTAAATGACTATTTTTATAATAATAGTATAATTCAGCTATAGGGGTAAGGAATTCTACATAATAGTTATCATAAATAGAAAGAGGGCTGTTATGGAAACAAATATAAGAGAAGAAAATGTTTACAAAGCTTTAAGTGACTTTCTCGAAACAAATAAAAAGAAATTCTTAGCTTTATGGGAGGAACAACTCATTCTTAATCCTGAAGATAAAAAGGATTTAGTAAGAGAAAACGGGTATTTGATGTATGAATTTACTATTCATTCCATGATTAATGAAGGCAAAGAGAGCGAACTAAAATTATTGGCAGAAAAAGTAGCAAAAGAACGCTGTGAAGCCAATATTAACATTGGCGATTTTGTTTATAATGTGAATCTTGGAAGAAGCATCATCATTAAGTGCATTAACCACTCCGGTTTTAAGTCAGAAGTGTTACAGCAAATCATTGATAGGATCAATAAACAATTTGATTTATTCTGCTACTACGCGGTCTCAAGGTATACAAAATTATTAGACAAAAAGATCAATGAAAAGAACTTATTCATTACTCAAACCCATAAAGACCGATTAACCATTCTTGGCCAAATGTCTTCTAGCTTTGTTCATGAATTTCGAAACCCGCTTACATCCGTTATGGGATTTATTAAACTGCTTCAAAATGACTATCCGGATTTGCCTTATTTAGACATTGTCAATAAAGAGCTTGAACAACTCAAATTCAGAATTACTCAATTCCTTCACACATCCAAGCTGTACCCTACCGCTGAAACCAAAAATGAGGAGATCTCAGTCAAACAAATTTTAGAAGAAGTCCTTGATTTTTTATACCCGAGTATTGCCGATTGTAATATCGAGGTAAACTCCACTATCGAAGGAGAAACAATCGTTAACGGAGATCCCAATGAACTAAAGCAAGTTTTTCAAAATTTATTAATGAACGCCATTGATGCCGTAAGTGAAGTCGAAATACATAGACAAATCAACATACATACTGAAGTGATTCATAGTCAGGTCGTCATTTCCTTCTCAAATAATGGTCCCGTTCTAGATGCGGATGCTATCCATCTCATTTTCGAGCCTTTCTATACAACCAAGAAACTAGGAACGGGTATCGGATTATTTGTCTGTAAAAACATTATCGAAAAACATAACGGTAAAATTACCTGTTTTGTCACCGAAGACTTGACCACATTTCAAACGGTGTTGCCGATCATCTCGAATTCGGAAATCTAGTTTAAGTGCTACTTGGCAAACGCCATGCTGGACTTTCGAGCCTGCTGCTTAGATTCCCTCGTGAAGGACTTCTAAGAATCTTCATCGTGCCGGATTGCGAAAAATCTTCATCTTTTGAAAATGGATTTTACGCTCGAACAATTTCCATATAACGGATGTTGTACATAGGTAATTCCCCATATATTAGATTTTAGGCATAAGTCGATTACTATACCTAGTTTGTTGTCCCGAATTGCTGTAACGGACATATATTCCGTTACAGCCTCCATTTTGATGCTTTTTAAATTGTAACGGACACTCAGTCCGTTACAGACACATTTTGCCTCTTTCATGGGGCGATTTTGCCCTCTAATGGACTCAGTGTCCGTTAGATTTCCAAGTACCCCATTTTTGCCCTTCTAACGAACTCAATGTCCGTTAGAAACACAGCACTACTCTATAAACGAAAAAAGGAGAACTGCTTAATCGCAATTCTCCTTTTTTCGGTTGCCCAGCGGCATTCTATTCTTGCAAATCTGCTTCTTGGAATACTTCGTGGTCCCCTTCTTGGTTGACACCATGTTGATTTGCGCATGACCTCATTCCCTCAAGCCAAAGTTTAGGCGCAGGGGCCCGGCCACTATCAATAATTAATGATCCTATGTAAAAAAGGAATCGTCATTTAAACGATTCCTTTATCGATTGCCCGGCGACGTTCTACTCTTGCCAATCTACTCGCTTGGAATACTTCGTGGCACCCCTTCTTCGATTGAAACCTTGTTGATTTGCGCATGACCTCATTCTTTTAAACCAAGGTTAGGCGCAGGGGCACAGCCACTTTCAATAATTAATGATCCAATGTAAAAAAGGAACCGTCATTTAAACGATTCCTTTATCGATTGCCCGGCGGCGTTCTACTCTTGCCACTCTACTCGCTTGGAATACTTCGTGGGTCCCCTTCTTCGATTGACACCTTGTTGATTTGCGCATGACCTCATTCTTTTAATCCAAGGTTAGGCGCAGGGGCCCGGCCACTATCAGTAATTAATGATCTTATGTAAAAAAGGAATCGTCATTTAAACGATTCCTTTATCGATTGCCCGGCGGCGTTCTACTCTTGCAGGGGGAAGCCCCCAACTACCATCGACGCTGAAGAGCTTAACGGCCGTGTTCGGGATGGGAACGGGTGTGACCTCTTCGCCATAACCACCGGACAAAGTATTCAATTGAAGGATCGTACCTTCAAAACTAGATAGGAAGTCAAACAAACACTAATTTAAGGTTAAGCCCTCGATCGATTAGTATCCGTCAGCTCCATGCGTTGCCGCACTTCCACCTCGGACCTATCTACCTCATCATCTCTAAGGGATCTTACTGACTTAAAGTCATGGGAAATCTCATCTTGAGGGGGGCTTCA
This region includes:
- a CDS encoding acetyl-CoA C-acetyltransferase, encoding MSIYLLEGARTPFGSMGKSLRNESAVTLGVAASKAALERAAVEAEAIDQVVFGNVIHSDRNAAYLARHIGLKSGVPEIASALTVNRLCGSGLQAVVSAAQGILLNESEAALVGGAENMSQSPYSNFTIRGNGAKFGSVVYEDMLLSTLTDDHAGCGMGITAENLAKDYAISREEQDEYAALSHERAAKARSNGRFREEIVAVPTKKGLVEQDEHIREGTSVHTLSGLKPSFLKEGTVTAGNASGINDGAAALVISNNEFIEKRNLKPLAKIVSWGMAGVDPTKMGIGPVPSSQMALKRAGLSIKDIDLVEINEAFSAQYLAVEKALELDREKTNVNGGAIALGHPVGASGARLLLTLAYELRNRGKRYGLASLCIGGGQGIAMVIENQAF
- a CDS encoding hydroxymethylglutaryl-CoA lyase; this encodes MDLSLPEKVTLIEVGPRDGLQNETNLIPTDVKITFIRALMKAHIQEMELTSFVSPKWVPQMSDAEAILEACLDSSMIRQFVLAPNQKGLERFYASHAREVAVFVGVSNSFNKKNINKSTDESLNELKPLIKELKDNGKFVRACISTAFYCPYEGKIQPEAVYQLCETFAGYEVDELSVADTIGMANPKDVYEVFSELKTRLSDSVLITGHFHNTRGTALANIYASLEAGITRFDSSAGGLGGCPFAPGASGNVATEDVLFMLEEMGIETGIDRQRLLEAVDLVKPSITRPLDSKQYQLYRKESSSR
- a CDS encoding iron-sulfur cluster biosynthesis family protein — protein: MDITYTDLACEVLERDFDQSDLLIRLDYDTEGCGCVNDGVIHLKQIASPTEGDQAINSSHYPTYIPSAFQVYYNEHLTVDYSPHYKTFQLKSHQRMINPRMRVIPING
- a CDS encoding PaaI family thioesterase translates to MDQDTFLNFLAKLSKNTLLETLNMTYTEIASDRLVITMPVNSTVHQPMGLLHGGASVALAETTASMATMLNINPETHNCVGLEINANHLKSKRDGLLTATATPLHRGRKTMVWEIKLTDEDNRLICISRCTMAVIERQ
- a CDS encoding histidine kinase N-terminal domain-containing protein; amino-acid sequence: METNIREENVYKALSDFLETNKKKFLALWEEQLILNPEDKKDLVRENGYLMYEFTIHSMINEGKESELKLLAEKVAKERCEANINIGDFVYNVNLGRSIIIKCINHSGFKSEVLQQIIDRINKQFDLFCYYAVSRYTKLLDKKINEKNLFITQTHKDRLTILGQMSSSFVHEFRNPLTSVMGFIKLLQNDYPDLPYLDIVNKELEQLKFRITQFLHTSKLYPTAETKNEEISVKQILEEVLDFLYPSIADCNIEVNSTIEGETIVNGDPNELKQVFQNLLMNAIDAVSEVEIHRQINIHTEVIHSQVVISFSNNGPVLDADAIHLIFEPFYTTKKLGTGIGLFVCKNIIEKHNGKITCFVTEDLTTFQTVLPIISNSEI